From Bradyrhizobium erythrophlei:
AACGCCGTGAGCAAGACCGTAGGCTTGTGCCAAAAACTGTCCGAGAAACAGCGTGCCGCTGATCGCGATCAGAAGCGGCCAGGAGACGTCGGGCTTGCGCACGAACAGGCACGGAACCGCGGCGATGGCAAAGCGCAGCGCCGTCATCAGCGCCGGCGAAAATTCGTCGAGCGCCAGCCGGCTCGCCACAAAGGCGAGCCCCCAGATCACCGCCACCATGACGGCCACGCCGACGTCGGAAGGCTTCATCGACGACGTCCCTAGCCCTGTCCGCCGGTTTTCGGTTTCTGCAGAAGGTACGTGCCGTGCAGCGGCGCGTGATAATCGACCGAGACCAGCGTGAAGCCGGCGTCGGTCAGCATCCGCTCGATCACCCAGCCGAAGGTCGAATATTCGTCGCGCATATGGGTCATCACGCTGCCGCGGTTGAAATCGTGGTTCTTGATGCTGAAATCGGCCCATTGTTCGACATCGCGCTCCACGCCGTCGGGCGTAGAGACAAACACGATGTCGCGCAGATAGAAATTCGCGCCGGGCTTCAGCGCGTCATGGATCCGCGACAGCGCCACCGCCTTCCAGAAGTCCGGCAGATGATGCAGCGTGAATTCGCTGACGATCAGGTCATAGGAATTCGGCTTGTAGGCGAAGCTCAGGAGGCCCGCAGGCTGGGTGCGGATCGCCACCTTTCGATCCCTGGCCTGGATGTCAGCCAGCGCCAGCATCGCCGGCGAAATATCGATGGCGTCGACCTCGGCGCCCAACAGCGCCGCCTCGCAGGCGAGCACACCGTTGCCGCAGCCGATATCGGCCAGCCGCCAGCCCGGCTGCACGCCGAGCATGGTCAGCGCCGCGCGGGCGCGGAGGTCGCTGTCGTCATGGCGGTCGTAG
This genomic window contains:
- a CDS encoding class I SAM-dependent methyltransferase, whose amino-acid sequence is MLARDWYYNERRRLGLDSAVASIYDRHDDSDLRARAALTMLGVQPGWRLADIGCGNGVLACEAALLGAEVDAIDISPAMLALADIQARDRKVAIRTQPAGLLSFAYKPNSYDLIVSEFTLHHLPDFWKAVALSRIHDALKPGANFYLRDIVFVSTPDGVERDVEQWADFSIKNHDFNRGSVMTHMRDEYSTFGWVIERMLTDAGFTLVSVDYHAPLHGTYLLQKPKTGGQG